A single window of Cheilinus undulatus linkage group 12, ASM1832078v1, whole genome shotgun sequence DNA harbors:
- the rpl23a gene encoding 60S ribosomal protein L23a, whose amino-acid sequence MHYTSGNPVFPSFLNMAPKVKKEAVPAKTEAKSKALKAKKAVLKGVHSQRKKKIRTSPTFRRPKTLRLRRQPKYPRKSAPRRNKLDHYAIIKFPLTTESAMKKIEDNNTLVFIVDVKANKHQIKHAVKKLYDIDVAKVNTLIRPDGEKKAYVRLAPDYDALDVANKIGII is encoded by the exons ATGCATTATACTTCAGGAAACCCCgtctttccttcctttctcAACATGGCACCGAAGGTGAAGAAGGAAG CTGTCCCGGCCAAGACTGAGGCCAAGTCAAAGGCTCTGAAGGCCAAGAAGGCTGTGCTCAAGGGCGTACAcagtcagaggaagaagaaaatcaGGACTTCTCCCACCTTCCGTCGCCCTAAAACTCTCCGTCTCCGCAGGCAGCCCAAGTATCCTCGTAAGAGTGCTCCTCGCAGGAACAA GTTGGATCATTATGCCATCATTAAGTTCCCTTTGACGACAGAGTCCGCAATGAAGAAGATCGAGGACAACAACACACTTGTATTCATTGTGGATGTCAAGGCAAACAAGCATCAGATCAAGCACGCTGTCAAGAAGCTGTATGACATTGACGTCGCCAAAGTCAACACACTCATCAG GCCTGATGGTGAGAAGAAGGCGTACGTTCGTCTTGCACCAGATTATGATGCGTTGGATGTTGCAAACAAA ATTGGCATCATCTAA